GATCCTTGATCGGGAAAATCCAGGGAAAACCATCAAAGCCAGTGACGTCACGTGACCTGTTAGCCTGCTGGTGCCAGTGttcaagaggtcagaggtcaaacttTAAACTCATATTTATGTTCATTTAAACAGGATGGAGGCCGTTCTATTGTAAATACAGCTGTaacacacagctgtgtgtgtgtgtgtgtgcacgtgcacgtgcgtgttgCTCTCACATAATGGAGAGAAACGGCgtttccaggaggaaacaagatTCATGACTGACAAGATAAAATcccagaaaaaggaaaagcaaacatttcTAAATTAAGAAAAATGCTGAATTAAACAAACAGACGGAAACGGAGAAACAGGCCGGGAACAAATGAAGGAAGTGcagcagtgcatgctgggaagaaCCTCCGCAGAACCAAAACAAACCGGTTTGTTTGCAGGAGTCTGGGGGTCCACTGCTCCAAGGTCCGCTCGCTCACGCTGGACTCCTGGGAACCGGAATTACTGAAGGTACGGACGCAGGCGGTGGCGAGGAGTCGCCTCCGTGTGACGCTCAAGTCGGAAAAACCTTCGCTTTGTGTCCGTAGTTGATGTGCGAGCTCGGAAACGGCGTCATCAACCACATCTACGAAGGTTCGGACCGGGAAGGAGGCCCGAAGAAGCCGCTGCCCTCCAGCTCACGGTAGGACCGCCGCTGGCGTGGGAGGAGCCGGCTGGCGTGGGAGGAGCCGGCTGGCATGGGAGGGGCCGGCTGGCGTGGGAGGAGCCGGCTGGCGTGGGAGGAGCCGGCTGGCGTGGGAGGGGCCGGCGGTCGTGGGAGGGGCCGGCTGGCGTGGGAGGAGCCGGCCGGCGGCGCTAACGTGCCGTTTTCCCTGCaggcaggagaaggaggcgTGGATCAGAGCCAAGTACGTGGAGAAAAAATACCTGAGGAAGCTCGGCTCCGCCCACATACTCAGCAGTGGCGAGAGGAAGCCGGAGAGGCGGTGGAGCGTGAAGAAGTGTCGGCGCCACAACAGCGCCAACAGCGCGGCCAGGACGCGGCGGCGCTACAGACACGCGggaagctcctccccctccatgcTGTCCGCAGGTCCGAGCGGGTCCGAGGTCAGTTCCGACCCACGAACCGGGGTTAAAGGTGACTTTCGCCCGTTTGTGTCGCAGAAGCGGCAAAGTTCCGGCGTGAATCCCTGTTCTGTCCCGACGAGCTGGACTCCCTCTTCTCCTACTTCGACACGGGATCCGGACCGCGGAGTAAGTGTCCCGCCTGGGATTCCCCCAGAACTCCGGGGTTCTGGATTAACGGTCTGGGTTCTGGCAGGTCTGAGCAGCGACAGCGGGCTGGGCGGCAGCACCGACGGCAGCACTGACATCCTGGTGTTCGGGTCGGTGGTGGAGGGTGAGTGGCCCGAGAGGTCCGACATTTTCCCGCTCTGCTCCCGTCTAACGCCTCCGTCCTCAGAGTGCGAGGCCTCCGAGGACTCCAGCGGCGaggcggagctggaggcggAGCCCGACGCGTCGGACCCGGAGGACGTGCGGGACCTCCATCCTGGGGCGCTCCTCTACAAGGCCTCCAGAGGCCAGAACCTGCCCGGCATGGCGGCAGCACTGGCTCACGGGGCGGACGTCAACATGGTGAACGACGAGGACGACGGGAAGACGCCGCTGATCCAGGCCGTGGTCGGCGTGAGTCCCCGCCGGCGCCGCACGCCCGGAGAGCTTTGATGTGTCTTTCATCTGGCCGCATTCTTTGATTCCAGGGTTCTTTGATCGCCTGTGAGTTTCTGCTCCAAAACGCTGCTGACGTCAACCTGAGAGACGTGAAGGGGCGGGGCCCCCTGCACCACGCCACGTACCTCGGACACACAGGGTGggtcaggtgacaggaagtagacgtTAAGATGTCGTCACAGAGGTTTGAGTTCTTCTTCTGGTGTCACAGGCAGGTGTGCTTGTTCCTCAAACGAGGAGCGACGCAGGCTGGCGAAGACGAGGACGGCCGGGACCCCCTGAGCGTCGCCGTCCAGCAGGCCAACGCAGACATCGTCACGCTGTGCGTTGGCGCTCGCCGGCggtgaaggtgatgaaggtgctGGTTGGCCGCTCtgacctctgtctgtctgctgtgtcCGTCAGGCTGCGTCTGGCCAGGATGAACGAGGAGATGAAGGAGTCCGAGGGACCGTTTGGACCACCAGGTCAATACGCCGCCAGCAGCCCCACAGAGCAGCAGTATAGGAAATGCATTCAGGAGTTTATCTGTCTCGCTATCGCAGGGTGTTAGCGCCACCTGTGGTCAGGTCAGTGTAGCGCTGCTCCTCAGGTCAGTGGGCGCCGCCACGACTCCTCCCACTTCTGTCAGTGGGCGCCGCCACGACTCCTCCCACTTCTGTCAGTGGGCGCCGCCACGACTCCTCCCACTTCTGTCAGTGGGCGCCGCCACGACTCCTCCCACTTCTGTCTGTCAGAATAGCTTCGCTGTTCTGGACCGTCTCCTGGTGTTGAACCTCACTGGTCTCATCACATCCTGACGGAGCCGATGATGCCTGAACAGTTTTTAAAAGTGGCTCCACGATTTGCTGCCATCAGAACTAAAATCACCACCAGAACTAAAATCACCACCAGAACTAAAATCACCACCAGAACTAAAATCACCACCAGAACTAAAATCACCATCAGAACTAAAATCACCACCAGAACTAAAATCACCATCAGAACTGTGCAGTTGTCTAAACTTTAATTATGCGTTTTTGTGGATGGGAGCCGGTCAGAGCCAGTTAGAGCCGGTTAGAGCTGGTCGGAGCCAGTTAGAGCTGGTCGGAGCCGGTTAGAGCCGGTTGGAGCCGGTTGGAGCCAGTTAGAGCCGGTTGGAGCCGGTTTGAGCCGGTTGGAGCCAGTTAGAGCTGGTCGGAGCCAGTTAGAGCCGGTTGGAGCCGGTTGGAGCCAGTTAGAGCCGGTTGGAGCCGGTTGGAGCCAGTTAGAGCCGGTTGGAGCCGGGTGGAGACAGGATTTCTGCTCCACCGTCTGATTCAAACCTCCCGACTGACTAACCCCTGTTCGGTGACCCGAGTCGTAGCTTGTGCACTTTTTTCTTACTGACTGTTGATTCTTTGTTTTAGAGTAACTTTTCTgccatttctgtttttttaattaaatttctGGTGAAACGGAGCATTTTAAACGGGGAGTGGATCGTTGTAACGTGTTTTACGCCTGTTCACACTCAAACGTGTCAGAATTAGTTTTAATCacactgatgtgtttgtgtatttaatgTTTCTACATGAATATTTATACTGTGAATCACGATTTGATCTAAAGGTTTTTCAGGCTGTCACCAAAGACAGATATTTTTTAAGTTAAATATCTCTAATTTATATTGACAGGATTATTTTTTAGTATAAGGGACTGTATGAAAATGAAGGTGAATAGaatatttgattttgatttaaaaacagaattcCGAAGGTTAAAGACACtgtgcaaaaatgtgttttcttttatattctaATTAAATGTCTCAGCACATTTTTGTCCAATAAATTCATCTTTTAATACATTCCTGAACTTTAAATGAGACATTTTCATACAGTCCCTAACTCACTGaactttttcagtttttcacTCGAGGGATTAAAGCACTTTTGTAAAATTTAACGACTTTTGCAGCGTCGCCGTGACGACGACTGCAGCAGGAAGCACGTTTGACCTGATGAATGACGTCTGTGGTTTACCTGAGTAACACCTGTTCACTAACTCCTCCCACTTCTACTAACAATAAACTCTAAACTAACTTCTTAAAGTCTCCTTTGATCTTTTCTTCCCAAAGAACTGACAAGCTAGATGTTTGATTTTTGACATAAACTCTAAGGATTTTGGGTAGTCAACACATTCTTCATGTATGACAAcgctggttctactgggacagagggtcagtaactggttatactgggacagagagggtcaatgactggttatactgggacagagggtcagtaactggttatactgggacagagggggtcagtaactggttatactgggacagagagggtcagtaactggttatactgggacagagggggtcaatgactggttatactgggacagagagggtcaatgactggttatactgggacagagggtcagtaactggttatactgggacagagagggtcaatgactggttatactgggacagagggtcagtaactggttatactgggacagagggggtcagtaactggttatactgggacagggggtCAGTGAGTggatatactgggacagagggggtcaataactggttatactgggacagagggggtcagtgagtggatatactgggacagagggggtcagtgagtggatatactgggacagaggggatcagTGAGTGgatatagtgggacagagggggtcaatgactggttatactgggacagagggggtcagtgagtggatatactgggacagagggggtcaataactggttatactgggacagaggggatcagTGAGTggatatactgggacagagggggtcaataactggttatactgggacagagggggtcagtgagtggatatactgggacagagggggtcagtgagtggatatagtgggacagagggggtcaatgactggttatactgggacagagggggtcaataactggttatactgggagttATTGGTGCACTCTCCATCTTGCTGCTTCCTTTgtcacattcacacaaacaggATCTTTTATTCTCATTTCCAGTTTGAAAGTTCCCACCAGACACAAAGGGGCTGAGCTGGTTTTGTTATGCTAGTGGATCCagtggttaccatggttactaATGAAGCAGAGGCTGTGTGGACCTGAAAGGGGGCGGCGTCGCGGGGCCTCTTCGACTGTTTGGCTGCTTCTGTTGTgtaaaaaagatgtttttgatGGAACTGTGACCGATCGGCGTTTCCCTCTCTCACCTCACCAGGAGACGCCACGTACCTCGACATCTTCCGGGAGTTTTCCCACATGGCGTCTCACGACCCCGAGAAGCTGAAGCGGAGGAGCGTGCACTTCAGACACTCCTTCAGGTAAACTGAGACGGTTCCAGACGTCGTTGAGGAGCCTCGAGCGGAGCtgcaaaacacactttaatgtCCCTTTAATGTGGACGGAGACGGAGCTGCAAATGTAGGATTTAGAGGATTTGCTGGTCTTTTCCTCCTCCGAGTGTTTGAATAACCTCAGACTTTTGTACGTGCATCAAGTTTCATCTTTCCTGAGTCTGTTCAACAAACCTGATTACTACTTCATTAAGAGTCACCAATATTTCCCTGCATTTACTCACATTATATCTTATACTTTAGCTCAGCTTTTGTCATCGAGACCGTTTAAAGCAACATCTTTGTGGGTTTGTGTTGTCAGGAcctgtttgttgtgttgcaCCGACTATGCTGGTGTAGTCTGTGTAATATCTGCAGTACCACTATGAAAACGCAGTACTATTACTGCAAACATGCTGTACGAGTAATAAATGCTAATATATGTAAACATGCCAGAATGCTGATGGAAATAAAGAGTTGTTGTTGTCATGTCGTGGTCAAACTGCGCCCCCTTCCGACCGAACGGTGTAAAAGTCCAACTTTAGCTTGAAACGAGATGAGGGTTTGTGAATTAAAATTCACTTTAAGTGACGTTTTGCGTGACAACCTGGAAAAACTCTTGTACATTTAGGTGTAAACGCCTCAAAACGCCGTTAATAACGATACATTTAGGTTTGATTTGTGGGAATACTGCAACAGTTAATCGGCGATCTCTATCGCCAAAAAACGCCGTGGTCGGCGACGCGCGCCTGTGACGTCATCGCGCGAGAGGcggaagcaggaagtgctggagctgcagaggaccccccccaacccccgtAGGGTGCACCGACTGGTGGGGCTGCGTCCCGGCGGAAGGGCGCTCCATCCTGCTCGGCCGGACGGTCACTGACAGCATGCGGATCTGTGTCGCCCAGAGCGCGACGTGCCTGCGCATTCCCGTCACGCACGACCCCGCAACGCTGAGCTAACTAGCGGGATTAGCTCCCGTCCATCCCGCTGCAGAGGAGCCTCCAGCAGCGGGGGAGCTTCAGCACGACGCTCGAacggaggaagatgaggatgaggagcccGTGAATGTCCGCGAGACGACGGAGTGGCCGGGCCTCAGGTAACTGCACAGGTTAaccgcgcgcacgcacgcgcgcagcAATGATGAGCTGTGAGTCCGTCGTGTTCTGCTGATGGACTGTGTTGATCTCCTCCACCAGACATGGCGGTGCAGCTCCAGGcgttctcctccccctccgtgTCTTCCAGCGCCTTCTCTCGCTCCAAGAGGTTAAAGGTGGAGAACGCTGCCTGGGACGTGTCCAACCCTCTGGGGGACGTGTCCAACCCTCTGGGGGACGTGTCCAACCCTCTGGGGGACGCCGCTCCCTCCACCTCGGGCTCCACCTTCAACCCCGTCTCCGGCTGCGACCGGCCGCCGGAGCAGACGGTGGTGCGGGCGGCCGACAGCACGGGCAGCCTCCGTGGACGcccctcgtcctcgtcctcctcgtcctcctccggCCGCCGCGTGAAGGACGGCGACCTCCCCCTCCAGCAGCCGTGCGACCTTCAGCAGAAGCAACGCAGCCTGAAGAGGAAGAGCGAGGAGGTGGACAGCAGCGACAGCGTCcagatcctggaggagctcTCGGCTCCCGTGGTCTCCACCCGTATGGGCGGCGGGGGCGGGACCGCCACGGCCCGGTCCATCGCACATTCCTCTTCCACGACGAAGAGCAGCGCCTCGCACAGCGAGGGCGACTACCAGCTGGTGCAGCACGAGATCTTGTGCTCCATGTCCAACAGCTACGAGGTGCTGGAGTTCCTGGGACGTGGGACCTTTGGCCAGGTGGCCAAGTGCTGGAAGAGGGGCACCAATGAGATCGTGGCCATTAAAATCCTGAAGAACCACCCCTCCTACGCTCGGCAGGGGCAGATTGAAGTGAGTTCTGTGCTGGATCTGATCCGATTCCATCTGGATCTCCTGCTCTAGATTTGAGGACGTTGGACGTTGTCCCTCTGTGTCCCCCTAGGTGAGCATCCTCAGCAGGCTGAGCACGGAGAACGCCGACGAGTTCAACTTTGTCCGCTCCTACGAGTGCTTCCAGCACAAGAACCACACGTGCCTGGTGTTCGAGATGCTGGAGCAGAACCTCTACGACTTCCTGAAGCACAGCAAGTTCAGCCCGCTGCTGCTCAAGTGCATCCGACCCGTCCTGCAGCAGGTGTCCACGGcgctgatgaagctgaagagCCTGGGCCTGATCCACGCCGACCTGAAGCCCGAGAACATCATGCTGGTGGACCCCCTGAGGCAGCCCTACAGGGTCAAGGTCATCGACTTCGGTTCCGCCAGCCACGTGTCCAAGGCCGTGTGCTCCACCTACCTGCAGTCGCGGTACTACAGGTGAGCGCTCCGGGGCCGGAACACCTGGATCGGGAGGATCGGGAGGACGGGCCGTTGTCTCACGTCCCGATGTTCTCGCAGGGCTCCGGAGATCATTCTGGGTCTCCCGTTCTGCGAGGCCATCGACATGTGGTCCCTGGGCTGCGTGATCGCCGAGCTCTTCCTGGGATGGCCTCTTTATCCCGGCGCCTCGGAGTACGACCAGGTGAGCCGCACCAGAACCTGCGGAGGCCCGAACCGCTCCTCCCTTTAACCCACAGGTGAAGgcgctgacatcacttcctgtcgtcTGTCAGATCCGGTACATTTCCCAGACGCAGGGACTTCCTGCCGAGTACCTCCTGAGCGCCGGAACCAAGACCAGCCGCTTCTTCAACAGGGGGCCCGACTCCAGCTACCCGCTGTGGAGACTGAAGGTGGGTCACGGAGCGGTTCCGCCCGGGCCGGGCCGGGTTCACACCCTGTCTTTACCCTCCAGACGCCTGCTGAGCACGAGGCGGAGATGGGCATCAAGTCGAAGGAAGCCAGGAAGTACATCTTCAACTGTCTGGACGACATGATGCAGGTGAGGACCTGCAGGGCTGCTGGGCCCACCTGAGCAGACACGCCCACCTGAGCAGACACGCCCACTCGAGCAGACACGCCCACCCGAGCAGACACGCCCACGCTGGGCCCACCTGAGCAGACACGCCCACCCGAGCAGACACGCCCACTCGAGCAGACACGCCCACGCTGGGCCCACCTGAGCAGACACGCCCATCCGAGCAGACACGCCCACCCGAGCAGACACGCCCACCTGAGCAGACACGCCCACTCGAGCAGACACGCCCACCTGAGCAGACACGCCCACTCGAGCAGACACGCCCACCCGAGCAGACACACCCACGCTGGGCCCACCTGAGCAGACACGTCCACCCGAGCAGACACGCCCACGCGAGCAGACACGCCCACGCGAGCAGACACGCCCACCCGAGCAGACACGCCCACTCGAGCAGACACGCCCACCTGAGCAGACACGCCCACCTCTGTCCTCCGCCCGCGCAGGTGAACATGACCACCCTGGAGGGCACCGACGTCCTGGCGGAGAAGGCCGACCGGCGGGAGTTCATCGACCTGCTGAAGAAGATGCTGACGCTGGACGCCGACAAGAGGGTGACGCCCACCAAGACCCTCAACCACCCGTTCGTGACCATGACGCACCTGCTGCACTtcccccacagctcccagtgagACCCCCTGACCCACCTGACCCCCCCCGACCCCACGGGGGCAGTTCTGCTCTGGTTTAGGGTGAGAGAACTGAACCATTTCCTGTCCTGCTTTGGTTCCGTCCCCTCTAGTGTGAAGTCCTGCTTCCAAAACATGGACATTTGCAAACGCCGGTGCGGCGCCTTCGACAGCGGGAAGAACGTGTTCGCCAGcaacggcgccgccgccgccgccaacCTGACCGTCACCTTCAGCAGCCAGTTAAACCAGCACAATCAGGTGAGACgccctgaacctgaacctgaacctg
This genomic window from Takifugu rubripes chromosome 3, fTakRub1.2, whole genome shotgun sequence contains:
- the hipk1a gene encoding homeodomain-interacting protein kinase 1 isoform X1, coding for MSARRRSGRASDMAVQLQAFSSPSVSSSAFSRSKRLKVENAAWDVSNPLGDVSNPLGDVSNPLGDAAPSTSGSTFNPVSGCDRPPEQTVVRAADSTGSLRGRPSSSSSSSSSGRRVKDGDLPLQQPCDLQQKQRSLKRKSEEVDSSDSVQILEELSAPVVSTRMGGGGGTATARSIAHSSSTTKSSASHSEGDYQLVQHEILCSMSNSYEVLEFLGRGTFGQVAKCWKRGTNEIVAIKILKNHPSYARQGQIEVSILSRLSTENADEFNFVRSYECFQHKNHTCLVFEMLEQNLYDFLKHSKFSPLLLKCIRPVLQQVSTALMKLKSLGLIHADLKPENIMLVDPLRQPYRVKVIDFGSASHVSKAVCSTYLQSRYYRAPEIILGLPFCEAIDMWSLGCVIAELFLGWPLYPGASEYDQIRYISQTQGLPAEYLLSAGTKTSRFFNRGPDSSYPLWRLKTPAEHEAEMGIKSKEARKYIFNCLDDMMQVNMTTLEGTDVLAEKADRREFIDLLKKMLTLDADKRVTPTKTLNHPFVTMTHLLHFPHSSHVKSCFQNMDICKRRCGAFDSGKNVFASNGAAAAANLTVTFSSQLNQHNQMASTGGPSLSLSSSVPLLNYQPALYQQATINIPGLAQQGVPLQPRPPQLCTQTEPFQQTLIVCPPTIQGLQASSKSSAYPSSVPLVPQNQSAQSLHIQPGVLTQQGWPAAAQQILIPSSWPQMSGVTINAGQTLVADSPRGGGVPEGQPAPGWRGRYGNQFEGLNQQDSGFGRHGAPQGHSTGATHSKTQTGKRSKGRHGDKRPSAPTGDPSLPIIISDTPSPAVSIITIHSDSEDGEDRKSPAPCAGASQRPNVISCVTVHDSHDSDSSHSSPPGPKPRPQPAKSTAIVTPSVKSQSGESSDQTPGGSGKSRKGPAQQAGRPGGVASCRSQPLNLSQQPVMSSHQDQTGSGSLGRQSTYPPPGSSHSSYNALFSSAPNLYAYPASAALASVSQAVDQMQGGPSRHARVGGAYSSLTLLQKNLSGSGPGQHGNQQQGAPPFHQLQRKLNQYPYL
- the hipk1a gene encoding homeodomain-interacting protein kinase 1 isoform X2, translating into MSARRRSGRASDMAVQLQAFSSPSVSSSAFSRSKRLKVENAAWDVSNPLGDVSNPLGDVSNPLGDAAPSTSGSTFNPVSGCDRPPEQTVVRAADSTGSLRGRPSSSSSSSSSGRRVKDGDLPLQQPCDLQQKQRSLKRKSEEVDSSDSVQILEELSAPVVSTRMGGGGGTATARSIAHSSSTTKSSASHSEGDYQLVQHEILCSMSNSYEVLEFLGRGTFGQVAKCWKRGTNEIVAIKILKNHPSYARQGQIEVSILSRLSTENADEFNFVRSYECFQHKNHTCLVFEMLEQNLYDFLKHSKFSPLLLKCIRPVLQQVSTALMKLKSLGLIHADLKPENIMLVDPLRQPYRVKVIDFGSASHVSKAVCSTYLQSRYYRAPEIILGLPFCEAIDMWSLGCVIAELFLGWPLYPGASEYDQIRYISQTQGLPAEYLLSAGTKTSRFFNRGPDSSYPLWRLKTPAEHEAEMGIKSKEARKYIFNCLDDMMQVNMTTLEGTDVLAEKADRREFIDLLKKMLTLDADKRVTPTKTLNHPFVTMTHLLHFPHSSHVKSCFQNMDICKRRCGAFDSGKNVFASNGAAAAANLTVTFSSQLNQHNQMASTGGPSLSLSSSVPLLNYQPALYQQATINIPGLAQQGVPLQPRPPQLCTQTEPFQQTLIVCPPTIQGLQASSKSSAYPSSVPLVPQNQSAQSLHIQPGVLTQQGWPAAAQQILIPSSWPQMSGVTINAGQTLVADSPRGGGVPEGQPAPGWRGRYGNQFEGLNQQDSGFGRHGAPQGHSTGATHSKTQTGKRSKGRHGDKRPSAPTGDPSLPIIISDTPSPAVSIITIHSDSEDGEDRKSPAPCAGASQRPNVISCVTVHDSHDSDSSHSSPPGPKPRPQPAKSTAIVTPSVKSQSGESSDQTPGGSGKSRKGPAQQAGRPGGVASCRSQPLNLSQPVMSSHQDQTGSGSLGRQSTYPPPGSSHSSYNALFSSAPNLYAYPASAALASVSQAVDQMQGGPSRHARVGGAYSSLTLLQKNLSGSGPGQHGNQQQGAPPFHQLQRKLNQYPYL
- the hipk1a gene encoding homeodomain-interacting protein kinase 1 isoform X3 produces the protein MSARRRSGRASDMAVQLQAFSSPSVSSSAFSRSKRLKVENAAWDVSNPLGDVSNPLGDVSNPLGDAAPSTSGSTFNPVSGCDRPPEQTVVRAADSTGSLRGRPSSSSSSSSSGRRVKDGDLPLQQPCDLQQKQRSLKRKSEEVDSSDSVQILEELSAPVVSTRMGGGGGTATARSIAHSSSTTKSSASHSEGDYQLVQHEILCSMSNSYEVLEFLGRGTFGQVAKCWKRGTNEIVAIKILKNHPSYARQGQIEVSILSRLSTENADEFNFVRSYECFQHKNHTCLVFEMLEQNLYDFLKHSKFSPLLLKCIRPVLQQVSTALMKLKSLGLIHADLKPENIMLVDPLRQPYRVKVIDFGSASHVSKAVCSTYLQSRYYRAPEIILGLPFCEAIDMWSLGCVIAELFLGWPLYPGASEYDQIRYISQTQGLPAEYLLSAGTKTSRFFNRGPDSSYPLWRLKTPAEHEAEMGIKSKEARKYIFNCLDDMMQVNMTTLEGTDVLAEKADRREFIDLLKKMLTLDADKRVTPTKTLNHPFVTMTHLLHFPHSSHVKSCFQNMDICKRRCGAFDSGKNVFASNGAAAAANLTVTFSSQLNQHNQMASTGGPSLSLSSSVPLLNYQPALYQQATINIPGLAQQGVPLQPRPPQLCTQTEPFQQTLIVCPPTIQGLQASSKSSAYPSSVPLVPQNQSAQSLHIQPGVLTQGWPAAAQQILIPSSWPQMSGVTINAGQTLVADSPRGGGVPEGQPAPGWRGRYGNQFEGLNQQDSGFGRHGAPQGHSTGATHSKTQTGKRSKGRHGDKRPSAPTGDPSLPIIISDTPSPAVSIITIHSDSEDGEDRKSPAPCAGASQRPNVISCVTVHDSHDSDSSHSSPPGPKPRPQPAKSTAIVTPSVKSQSGESSDQTPGGSGKSRKGPAQQAGRPGGVASCRSQPLNLSQQPVMSSHQDQTGSGSLGRQSTYPPPGSSHSSYNALFSSAPNLYAYPASAALASVSQAVDQMQGGPSRHARVGGAYSSLTLLQKNLSGSGPGQHGNQQQGAPPFHQLQRKLNQYPYL